A window of the Streptomyces sp. NBC_00250 genome harbors these coding sequences:
- a CDS encoding serine/threonine-protein kinase: MEPLNAEDPVSIGPFRLLGRLGVGGMGRVFLARSAGGRTVAVKVVHAELAAQEEFRRRFAREVASLERVGGTGTAPVLGSDTDADSPWVAIGYVPGPSLRAVVGDEFGPLPPTTVKGLASGLARALVHIHAAGLVHRDLKPSNVLLTVDGPQIIDFGIARAVDTIADGGGLTTTGAVVGSPGFMSPEQVRGDRLTPASDVFCLGSVLAYAATGRSPFGTADSGVHATMFRIAHDEPDLTDLAPELSGLIRACLAKDAAGRPSAAEIAETLSVPDPWLPADVLARLGRHAARLLEAETESPTGTGAGALAAGDPTPPTPLPSTSPPSTAATAPRPPARRPRRTALVAGLAALAVVAAASAAYTFWPDWRSGDGGQKNRGQGSTPGTTSAGPAGIVPAAFLGAWEGVVQGSPDHPRETARIEIAQGEAGAKNAVYVQVAENRLCMGRSRLVSADEDKVVLGESDVTTSVPAQRCVPAAHQTLTLRSPDVLEWSSGTVKTTLRKAPTGTDVVPARFLGNWSRIPAPEIYGENDDRFTSRVTITQGPVGAPVISTLDGYPRTVDGVIMDEDWSCGTTAVLAGVGNLLIVGPATRDTNAWDRECQEGLSRYLLVDKQNGKDRLLVYPMLDGEPNEYHRSQ; this comes from the coding sequence GTGGAGCCATTGAACGCGGAAGACCCGGTCAGCATCGGCCCGTTCCGTCTGCTCGGCCGCCTCGGCGTCGGGGGGATGGGCCGGGTGTTCCTCGCGCGTTCGGCCGGCGGACGGACCGTCGCGGTGAAGGTCGTGCACGCCGAGCTGGCCGCCCAGGAGGAGTTCCGGCGCCGGTTCGCCCGCGAGGTCGCCTCCCTCGAACGGGTCGGCGGCACGGGCACCGCGCCCGTCCTCGGCTCCGACACCGACGCCGACTCGCCGTGGGTGGCGATCGGCTACGTACCGGGGCCCTCGCTGCGGGCCGTGGTCGGCGACGAGTTCGGGCCGCTGCCGCCCACGACCGTGAAGGGGCTGGCCTCCGGGCTCGCCCGCGCCCTCGTCCACATCCACGCCGCCGGGCTCGTCCACCGCGACCTCAAGCCGTCCAACGTCCTGCTCACCGTCGACGGCCCGCAGATCATCGACTTCGGCATCGCGCGTGCCGTCGACACGATCGCCGACGGCGGCGGTCTGACCACCACCGGGGCGGTCGTCGGCTCGCCCGGCTTCATGTCGCCCGAGCAGGTGCGGGGCGACCGCCTCACCCCCGCGTCGGACGTCTTCTGCCTCGGTTCGGTCCTCGCGTACGCGGCGACCGGCCGTTCCCCCTTCGGCACGGCGGACAGCGGCGTCCACGCCACCATGTTCCGCATCGCCCACGACGAGCCCGACCTGACGGATCTCGCGCCCGAGCTGTCCGGGCTGATCCGGGCCTGCCTCGCCAAGGACGCGGCCGGCCGGCCCTCGGCCGCCGAGATCGCCGAGACCCTGTCGGTCCCCGATCCGTGGCTCCCGGCGGACGTCCTCGCCCGGCTCGGGCGCCACGCGGCCCGGCTCCTGGAGGCGGAGACGGAGAGCCCGACCGGAACGGGGGCGGGCGCCCTCGCCGCCGGCGACCCGACCCCGCCCACCCCGCTGCCGTCCACGTCCCCGCCGTCCACCGCCGCCACGGCGCCCCGGCCCCCGGCCCGCCGCCCGCGCCGCACCGCCCTGGTCGCCGGCCTGGCGGCGCTCGCGGTGGTGGCCGCGGCCTCCGCCGCGTACACCTTCTGGCCCGACTGGAGGAGCGGCGACGGCGGTCAGAAGAACCGGGGCCAGGGCTCCACGCCGGGCACCACCTCCGCCGGGCCCGCCGGGATCGTCCCGGCCGCCTTCCTCGGCGCCTGGGAGGGCGTCGTCCAGGGCTCCCCCGACCACCCCAGGGAGACGGCCCGGATCGAGATCGCCCAAGGCGAGGCGGGCGCCAAGAACGCGGTGTACGTCCAGGTCGCCGAGAACCGCCTGTGCATGGGCCGCTCCCGGCTCGTCTCGGCCGACGAGGACAAGGTCGTCCTCGGCGAGTCCGACGTGACGACCAGCGTGCCCGCGCAGCGCTGCGTCCCCGCCGCCCACCAGACCCTCACCCTGCGCTCCCCCGACGTCCTGGAGTGGAGCTCGGGCACCGTGAAGACCACCCTCCGCAAGGCCCCCACCGGCACCGACGTCGTCCCCGCGCGCTTCCTCGGGAACTGGTCGCGCATCCCGGCACCGGAGATCTACGGCGAGAACGACGACCGCTTCACCTCACGGGTGACGATCACCCAGGGCCCGGTCGGCGCCCCCGTGATCAGCACCCTCGACGGCTATCCCCGCACCGTCGACGGCGTGATCATGGACGAGGACTGGTCCTGCGGCACCACGGCCGTCCTCGCGGGCGTCGGCAACCTCCTGATCGTCGGCCCCGCCACCCGGGACACCAACGCCTGGGACCGCGAATGCCAGGAAGGCCTCTCCCGCTACCTGCTCGTCGACAAGCAGAACGGCAAGGACCGGCTGCTCGTCTACCCGATGCTCGACGGCGAACCGAACGAGTACCACCGGTCGCAGTAG
- a CDS encoding substrate-binding domain-containing protein — MDWLTAENLIAVVTALLGVLVSTGAVWYERRVPHQRRIGYRVQLDTAIGTRAAHSAVTGPGGTVRRGFFNATPGLSDGTLVLLRIENDGALALTREHYTDGDDHGLTVVFGTEEPKIRRVKAIVVTAPDHPGLLTHFPDSWDGPADGATSIVLPKVPLNRGAHYKLLVLLTGGPIGSPVSVHGNIAEGVVHVNHSTTPDDKPPVFSRVARNVTVVLTLCVVALAAIIVREQTPPPIGCAKGELTVTGSTAFAPVVRELAKKYEKDCEGATVRVEAHGSTSGIRRLAEEGAKTAQGSPAVIALSDGRKPGGFPQLRESMVAVSLFTLVLNDGVPVDNLALEQIRRIYRGEIKNWGELITSMDQPILLVSRDANSGTREVFQRRVLGRNEPANSSLDCEHSNDPESEVVRCELDSTEQVLSTVAKLPGAIGYTELRDGTGLKGLHRVAVDGRRPVLDEIGESSYPYREIEYAYTWGEPPADSLTSSFLTYLRWGSGQDVIRTHGHLPCSTPKGLRICGDG, encoded by the coding sequence GTGGACTGGCTTACCGCTGAGAACCTCATCGCCGTGGTCACCGCGCTCCTCGGTGTCCTCGTCTCCACCGGCGCCGTCTGGTACGAGCGGCGCGTGCCGCACCAGCGCCGGATCGGCTACCGCGTCCAGCTCGACACGGCCATCGGCACCCGGGCGGCCCACAGCGCCGTCACCGGCCCCGGCGGGACCGTCCGGCGCGGGTTCTTCAACGCCACCCCCGGCCTGTCCGACGGCACCCTCGTCCTGCTCCGGATCGAGAACGACGGCGCCCTCGCCCTCACCCGCGAGCACTACACGGACGGTGACGACCACGGGCTCACGGTGGTCTTCGGCACGGAGGAACCCAAGATCCGGCGCGTGAAGGCGATCGTCGTGACCGCCCCCGACCACCCCGGCCTGCTGACCCACTTCCCCGACAGCTGGGACGGCCCGGCCGACGGCGCCACCTCCATCGTGCTGCCCAAGGTGCCGCTCAACCGGGGCGCCCACTACAAACTGCTCGTGCTGCTCACCGGCGGCCCCATCGGCAGCCCCGTCTCGGTCCACGGCAACATCGCCGAAGGCGTCGTCCACGTGAACCACAGCACGACCCCCGACGACAAGCCGCCCGTCTTCAGCCGGGTCGCGCGGAACGTCACCGTCGTCCTCACCCTCTGCGTGGTCGCCCTCGCCGCGATCATCGTCCGGGAGCAGACCCCGCCGCCCATCGGCTGCGCCAAGGGCGAACTCACCGTCACCGGGTCGACGGCCTTCGCGCCCGTCGTACGGGAACTCGCGAAGAAGTACGAGAAGGACTGCGAGGGCGCGACCGTGCGCGTGGAGGCGCACGGGTCGACGTCCGGCATCCGGCGGCTGGCCGAGGAGGGGGCCAAGACCGCCCAGGGCTCCCCCGCCGTCATCGCCCTGTCCGACGGGCGCAAGCCGGGCGGCTTCCCGCAGCTGCGGGAGAGCATGGTCGCCGTCTCCCTCTTCACCCTCGTCCTCAACGACGGGGTGCCCGTCGACAACCTGGCCCTGGAGCAGATCCGCCGCATCTACCGGGGCGAGATCAAGAACTGGGGCGAGCTGATCACCAGCATGGACCAGCCGATCCTGCTGGTCAGCAGGGACGCGAACTCCGGCACCAGGGAGGTGTTCCAGCGCCGGGTCCTCGGGCGCAACGAACCCGCCAACTCCTCCCTGGACTGCGAGCACAGCAACGACCCCGAGTCCGAGGTCGTCCGCTGCGAACTCGACTCCACCGAACAGGTCCTGTCCACCGTGGCCAAGCTGCCCGGCGCGATCGGGTACACCGAGCTCCGTGACGGCACCGGCCTCAAGGGCCTGCACCGGGTCGCCGTCGACGGTCGCAGGCCCGTCCTGGACGAGATAGGCGAGTCGAGCTACCCGTACCGGGAGATCGAGTACGCCTACACCTGGGGCGAGCCGCCGGCCGACTCGCTGACCTCCAGCTTCCTCACCTATCTGCGGTGGGGCAGCGGCCAGGACGTCATCCGCACCCACGGGCATCTGCCCTGCTCCACCCCGAAGGGGCTGCGGATCTGTGGGGACGGCTGA
- a CDS encoding NADP-dependent oxidoreductase, producing MRVVEVTAYGGPEVLRMARRPEPEAGAIPGRVRVRLKAAGVNQADLRIRAGYYADAVGTLKPPFVLGTDFAGRLLDPVPGMAAGTRVAGTIPWYTLLTGEGTYAEVVSVDPEWIAPIPEGVDFADAASVPLASATAQQGLDRLALPAGATLLVTGGSVVVGRFVIQHAHAAGLRVVAVAHEGDESELENLGADHAVPRGTPVEVLARVAEVVPERVDGIFDGALVGAALFPALKDDGVFVAIAPDRVPAAERNIRVEAVRAQPDAARLKETLEKVAAGELVTRVADMMPLEEVAEAHRRAEAGHRPGRIVLLI from the coding sequence ATGCGTGTCGTCGAAGTGACCGCCTACGGCGGACCCGAGGTCCTCAGAATGGCCCGCCGGCCCGAGCCGGAGGCCGGGGCCATCCCGGGCCGGGTGCGCGTGCGGCTCAAGGCCGCCGGTGTGAACCAGGCGGACCTGAGGATCCGGGCCGGCTACTACGCCGACGCGGTCGGCACGCTCAAGCCGCCGTTCGTCCTGGGGACGGACTTCGCGGGAAGGCTGCTCGATCCGGTGCCCGGAATGGCGGCGGGCACCCGGGTGGCCGGCACCATCCCCTGGTACACGCTGCTCACCGGCGAGGGCACGTACGCCGAGGTCGTATCGGTCGATCCGGAGTGGATCGCCCCGATCCCGGAGGGCGTGGACTTCGCCGACGCCGCGTCCGTCCCGCTGGCCTCGGCCACCGCCCAGCAGGGCCTCGACCGGCTCGCGCTCCCGGCGGGGGCGACCCTGCTCGTGACCGGGGGGAGCGTCGTGGTGGGCCGCTTCGTGATCCAGCACGCGCATGCGGCGGGGCTGCGGGTCGTGGCTGTCGCCCACGAGGGCGACGAGAGCGAACTGGAGAACCTCGGCGCGGACCACGCCGTCCCGCGCGGCACACCGGTGGAGGTGCTCGCCCGGGTGGCCGAGGTCGTCCCGGAGCGGGTGGACGGGATCTTCGACGGGGCGCTCGTCGGCGCGGCGCTGTTCCCGGCGCTGAAGGACGACGGCGTCTTCGTCGCCATCGCTCCCGACCGGGTCCCGGCCGCCGAGCGGAACATCCGTGTCGAGGCCGTCCGGGCCCAGCCGGACGCCGCCCGGCTGAAGGAGACGCTGGAGAAGGTGGCGGCCGGCGAGCTGGTCACCAGGGTGGCCGACATGATGCCGCTGGAGGAGGTCGCGGAGGCACACCGGCGCGCGGAGGCGGGCCACCGGCCGGGCCGGATCGTGCTCCTGATCTGA
- a CDS encoding FG-GAP repeat domain-containing protein encodes MNIVRRSRALKGALVATAVAVATATVAGTASAAGAGTAELPVQPTFEMYGANKQTQELQVWFPVGNGGFETVGPLGNVSDIADIIVADNDNDGHGEAEWTVYKNGRLDFWSPDSGSEDTDVVGRGWNIYATVLSPGNIGGAKQADLLGVDKTGVLWSYLAYPNGTLTPRVRVGGGWNTYSQIAGQGDLTGDGKPDVVARDKTGVLWLYKGTGNYKAPFTGRTKIGSGWNTYDRVLSTGDIDLDGKADLLARKSNGDLFRYPGTGNASAPFKAPVRIGGGYQKFNLF; translated from the coding sequence ATGAACATCGTTCGACGCAGTCGTGCGCTCAAGGGCGCGCTCGTCGCCACTGCCGTCGCGGTCGCGACGGCGACCGTGGCCGGTACGGCCTCCGCCGCCGGTGCCGGTACCGCGGAGCTGCCGGTGCAGCCCACCTTCGAGATGTACGGCGCCAACAAGCAGACGCAGGAGCTTCAGGTCTGGTTCCCCGTCGGCAACGGCGGCTTCGAGACCGTCGGGCCGCTGGGGAACGTCTCCGACATCGCCGACATCATCGTCGCCGACAACGACAACGACGGGCACGGCGAAGCCGAGTGGACCGTCTACAAGAACGGACGGCTGGACTTCTGGTCGCCCGACAGCGGCTCCGAGGACACGGACGTCGTCGGCCGGGGCTGGAACATCTACGCCACGGTCCTCTCGCCCGGCAACATCGGCGGGGCCAAGCAGGCCGACCTGCTCGGTGTCGACAAGACCGGCGTGCTGTGGAGCTACCTCGCCTACCCGAACGGCACCCTCACGCCTCGCGTGCGGGTCGGCGGCGGCTGGAACACCTACAGCCAGATCGCGGGCCAGGGCGACCTGACCGGCGACGGCAAGCCCGACGTCGTCGCCCGTGACAAGACGGGTGTTCTGTGGCTCTACAAGGGCACGGGCAACTACAAGGCCCCCTTCACCGGCCGTACGAAGATCGGCTCCGGCTGGAACACCTACGACCGGGTGCTCTCGACCGGTGACATCGACCTCGACGGCAAGGCGGACCTGCTCGCCCGCAAGTCGAACGGCGACCTCTTCCGGTACCCGGGCACGGGCAACGCCTCGGCTCCGTTCAAGGCGCCGGTCCGGATCGGCGGCGGATACCAGAAGTTCAACCTCTTCTAG